From the genome of Papaver somniferum cultivar HN1 chromosome 2, ASM357369v1, whole genome shotgun sequence, one region includes:
- the LOC113348592 gene encoding probable folate-biopterin transporter 4: MIKWLKQVQSVFGTSFLWLISLVYFTQGFRSFVWTAVSYQLKDELKLSPSASQLVFSVAFFPWSIKPVYGILSDCIPIRGQKRVPYLVISTILSLLPWLILGLKESLRSSSGPLMFLLTAQNLGSAMADVVVDAMIAEAVRSERAAFAGDLQSVSWSAMALGGICGSLLGGYALTNLQIDRIFLLFSVLPAMQLLSCGLVEESTLGNKALPDLANSISSHLGDQNGLVPEKDVSKEVPSRNNSMRRKKSQKNNKARTVITIKSEAVEKKRPLVMQWFYSLKAAFYSLCKAFKQPVILRPMTWFFLAHITIPNLSTVMFYYQTEFLNLDPSFLGTARVVGWLGLMFGTFIYNRYLKHMKLRRILTWAQLGLATLSILDIVLVSRYHIEFGISDKLMVLCGSALADAINQLKFMPFLILSGQLCPPGIEGTLFALFMSINNLGSTIGSFVGAGLASLLNVSSGSFDNLLLGIVIQVVCTFIPIVFLFLIPKEATGLAS; this comes from the exons atgattaaatggctgaaacaAGTGCAGTCTGTGTTTGGGACTTCATTCCTATGGCTTATTTCCTTGGTTTACTTCACTCAG GGTTTCAGATCATTTGTATGGACAGCAGTTTCTTACCAATTGAAAGACGAGCTCAAGTTGTCACCCTCAGCCTCTCAGCTTGTCTTTTCTGTGGCATTTTTCCCATGGAGTATAAAACCAGTATATGG GATCTTGTCTgattgtattccaattagagGGCAGAAGAGAGTTCCATATTTAGTCATTTCAACTATTCTCTCCCTCTTACCATGGCTCATTCTGGGCCTAAAGGAATCTTTAAGGAGTTCAAGTGGACCCCTCATGTTCTTATTAACAGCACAAAATCTTGGCTCAGCCATGGCAGATGTTGTGGTTGATGCCATGATTGCCGAGGCAGTGCGATCTGAAAG GGCTGCATTTGCTGGAGATCTCCAATCAGTGTCATGGTCGGCGATGGCCTTGGGAGGAATATGTGGTAGTTTGCTTGGTGGATACGCCTTAACCAATTTACAGATAGAtagaatttttcttcttttctccgtACTCCCAGCTATGCAACTTTTATCGTGTGGCTTGGTCGAAGAAAGTACTTTAGGAAATAAAGCACTACCAGATCTTGCAAACTCTATAAGCTCCCATCTGGGTGATCAAAATGGTTTGGTTCCCGAAAAGGATGTTTCCAAGGAGGTGCCATCAAGGAACAATTCTATGAGAAGAAAAAAGAGTCAGAAGAACAACAAAGCAAGAACGGTCATCACAATCAAATCTGAAGCTGTGGAAAAGAAACGTCCCCTTGTCATGCAGTGGTTTTATTCTCTGAAAGCAGCTTTCTATAGCCTGTGCAAGGCATTCAAGCAGCCCGTTATCCTCAG GCCAATGACTTGGTTTTTCTTAGCACATATTACAATTCCAAACCTCTCGACAGTTATGTTCTATTACCAGACCGAGTTCTTGAACTTGGACCCGTCATTTTTGGGGACTGCGCGTGTTGTTGGTTGGTTAGGCCTAATGTTTGGAACCTTCATCTATAATCGCTACTTAAAACACATGAAACTAAGAAGAATCCTCAC GTGGGCCCAACTTGGTCTAGCTACCTTGAGCATCTTAGACATTGTTTTGGTGTCTCGATATCACATTGAGTTCGGCATATCAGATAAACTTATGGTTCTATGTGGGTCTGCTCTAGCTGATGCTATCAATCAACTCAA GTTTATGCCATTCTTGATCCTTTCAGGACAGTTATGCCCGCCTGGGATTGAAGGTACTCTGTTTGCCCTTTTCATGTCTATAAACAACCTGGGTTCAACAATAGGATCGTTTGTAGGTGCTGGTTTAGCATCTTTGCTGAACGTATCATCCGGTTCCTTCGATAACCTTTTGTTGGGAATAGTCATTCAAGTTGTCTGCACTTTCATTCCGATCGTGTTCCTATTTTTGATACCCAAGGAAGCTACAGGATTAGCATCCTAA